A window from Candidatus Methylomirabilis sp. encodes these proteins:
- the leuB gene encoding 3-isopropylmalate dehydrogenase: protein MATQIAVLKGDGIGPEVVDQALLVLQAAATRFGLALTFREALLGGAAVDATGDPLPEETLARCRESRAILLGAVGGPKWDRLPTEQRPERGILRLRAALGLYANLRPARLSPALVEASSLKREVVEGTDLLVVRELTGGLYFGTPRGIERVPDGERAVDTLAYTTAEITRIARVAFEAAAGRRKKVTSVDKANVLASSELWRQVVEAVHRDFPGVTLEHMYVDSCAMQLIRSPRAFDVILTENMFGDILSDEAAMLTGSIGMLPSASLGAEIGLYEPIHGTAPDLVGKDVANPIAAVLSGALLCRYSLRREDVAAAIERAVEAILAAGWRTADLARPGEATIGTTEMGRRLAEAVARP, encoded by the coding sequence ATGGCGACACAGATCGCGGTCCTGAAGGGCGACGGCATCGGGCCCGAGGTGGTGGACCAGGCCCTCCTGGTGCTGCAGGCGGCCGCCACCCGATTCGGCCTCGCGCTCACCTTCCGCGAGGCCCTGCTCGGCGGGGCGGCCGTGGACGCGACCGGGGACCCGCTCCCGGAGGAGACGCTCGCCCGCTGCCGGGAGAGCCGCGCGATCCTCCTCGGCGCCGTCGGCGGGCCGAAGTGGGACAGGCTGCCCACGGAGCAGCGACCCGAGCGGGGCATCCTGCGCCTCCGGGCCGCCCTGGGCCTGTACGCCAACCTCCGGCCCGCCCGCCTCTCTCCCGCGCTCGTCGAGGCCTCCAGCCTGAAGCGCGAGGTGGTCGAGGGAACGGACCTCCTGGTCGTCCGGGAGCTGACCGGCGGGCTCTACTTCGGCACGCCCCGGGGGATCGAACGGGTTCCGGACGGGGAGCGGGCCGTGGACACCCTCGCCTACACGACGGCGGAGATCACCCGGATCGCGCGGGTCGCCTTCGAGGCGGCAGCGGGCCGCCGGAAGAAGGTCACCTCCGTGGACAAGGCCAACGTCCTCGCCTCCTCGGAGCTGTGGCGGCAAGTCGTGGAGGCGGTCCACCGCGACTTCCCGGGGGTCACGCTCGAGCACATGTACGTGGACTCCTGCGCCATGCAGCTCATCCGGAGCCCGCGGGCCTTCGACGTGATCCTGACCGAGAACATGTTCGGCGACATCCTGAGCGACGAGGCGGCGATGCTGACCGGATCCATCGGGATGCTCCCCTCGGCGAGCCTCGGGGCGGAGATCGGGCTGTACGAACCGATCCACGGGACCGCGCCGGACCTGGTCGGGAAGGACGTGGCGAATCCCATCGCGGCCGTCCTCTCCGGCGCGCTCCTGTGCCGGTACTCGCTCCGCCGCGAGGACGTCGCGGCCGCCATCGAGCGGGCCGTGGAAGCGATCCTCGCCGCCGGCTGGCGGACGGCCGACCTGGCCCGGCCCGGAGAGGCGACCATCGGCACGACCGAGATGGGCCGTCGCCTCGCCGAGGCGGTGGCGCGCCCCTGA
- the yihA gene encoding ribosome biogenesis GTP-binding protein YihA/YsxC yields the protein MRVTSVTFAGSATSPDQYPKRALPEVAFAGRSNVGKSSLINRLLHRRNVARVSRTPGRTRVLNFFLVNDRFYLVDLPGYGYAAVPSRIRETWGPMIEGYVKTRPTLRGVVLLMDGRHPPQPSDVTMRAWLAREGIAHLLVLTKIDKVPRGRRAARLGEAAAALDLSDPGLLLPCSALTGEGEAALWEALEAALGPA from the coding sequence ATGCGCGTAACCTCCGTGACCTTCGCCGGGAGCGCCACCTCCCCCGACCAGTACCCGAAGCGGGCGTTACCGGAGGTGGCCTTCGCCGGGCGCTCCAACGTGGGGAAGTCTTCCCTCATCAACCGGCTGCTTCACCGGCGGAATGTCGCCCGGGTGAGTCGGACGCCCGGCCGCACCCGGGTCCTGAACTTCTTCCTGGTGAATGACCGGTTCTACCTCGTCGACCTGCCGGGCTACGGGTATGCGGCGGTCCCGAGCCGGATCCGGGAGACCTGGGGGCCGATGATCGAGGGCTATGTGAAGACGCGGCCGACGCTCCGCGGCGTGGTCCTCCTGATGGATGGGCGCCACCCCCCCCAGCCCTCGGACGTGACCATGCGCGCGTGGCTCGCCCGGGAGGGAATCGCCCACCTCCTGGTCCTCACGAAGATCGACAAGGTGCCCCGGGGGCGTCGGGCCGCCCGTCTCGGAGAGGCCGCAGCAGCCCTCGACCTGTCGGACCCCGGGCTCCTCCTCCCCTGCTCTGCGCTGACGGGGGAGGGGGAGGCGGCCCTCTGGGAGGCGCTCGAGGCGGCACTGGGCCCGGCTTGA